The Verrucomicrobium spinosum DSM 4136 = JCM 18804 DNA segment GGGAAAACGAGAGGGACTTGGCACCACTTCGGGTGCGTCGAGCAGATTCCGTGGCATATCGAGGGGAAGAGGCGCCTACTTCCAGGAGGTGACGTTGTCTTTCCAAGTGTCGCAGTCTTGATCCGGGCCAGCGGAATAAAGAATCACACCCGAGAAGATGCCCTCACCTCATCGGGAAGTTGGCTTGTCGACTTTGACGATCTGATGGTGTCCCAGCCCTGATTGCCCGATGCCGGAGGCATCAAAGCCATTAGCCGGACGGTTGAAGGAGCGTAGCGACTGATACCTCCGGAAGATCAGATTCAGTATTGCATCCCGGAGCGGATGCCAGCGACGTCGCCTCCGGCATCTCAACTTCCCTGGAACACTGTTCCGATTTTAATCGGTTATTGACGCTGTAGGGGCCTCGGGATTGGAGATCTTGCCGTCGCCGTCCGAGTCACTGCGAACGCGAAAGGGGCCTCCCCAAGGGTCACGCATCTGTATTTGTGGGCCTCCGGAAGGGTCGCGCCACAGTCCGTGCTTACCCTTCTTGCTTTCTGGAGGGTCATAGAAACGAATCTTTCGCGGGTTCAGTTCCGACTCGACGGCCATGAGCGGCCTGAGGAGAACCTCGTCAACGGGGTGATTTTTGCTTTCCTTGAACCCGAGTCTATTGGTGATTGGCACATTATATTCCGTTTGGAACCCGGCGAGAGCAATCTCCAGCCCCTTAATGGCTGTCTTTGCCTGAAGTCGCTCAGCTTCTATTTCCGTGGAGTGTGCGACCCTGTGGGAATACTGAACCACGCGAGCAATCCCAAAACCAGCACAGCTGAGACGATACAGCCCCATCGGGGCCGATTGCCAGGCGGAGTGATTTCGAGGGCGTCCATGGTGGAGATATGTCACTGCCAGGATTTGAGATTGTCTCGGGTAGTCGATAGATCGCGATCCATCCCGGCAGTAAAGAGCATATAACGCCCATGCAACTGACTGCTGTTGTCATCTGGGTCCATCACCTTGTCATCTCCATCGGCATCATAGCGAATCATGACCGAATTCCCCATATCGTCGCGATATTGCAAAGTCCCAGATTCATCCCTCCATGCACCGCCCTTCTTTCGCTGGGCAACAGGAGGGTAGAAGAACCGAACCTTGCGTGGGTTGTACTTTGTTGATTCTGCCACGAGGGCACTCAGGATCTCCCCCTCGAAGACCAGATTCTGGTCTCCAGGGAGCTGCATCTCATCCAGAAGACAACGGTTGTATTCCGTCTGATAGGCCTTGAAAGCGATCTCGATGCCTTTCATCATGGTCTTGGTCTGAGGCTTGTGAGTTCGAGGGAAGAGAGCGATCAGCGCCATCACCGCGACAATCAGCAGCATCGGTGAGAGGGCCAACGCACACCCCCACTTGAACCCGGCGGGAGCAACCACGGGGCGTTCGCCTGGCTGTTCGGCGGGATAGATGTACGATTCTTCGGGTGGAAGGTTCATTGCAACAACGCCATTTGCCTCGCTCAACCCTCGCACTCTCACTTCCACGACGCCACATTATCTCTCCAGGTGCTGGGGTCGCCATCAGGACCTGCCGAGTAGATGAGGTACTGCGCCTTCACCGTCGCCGTCGGCATGGCCGGATCGGGAATCAATCCGTCACCATTCAAATCAGCCCGCACGCGGTAAGGCGCACCCCAAGGATCGCTGAGATGCACCACCCCAGTTGCATCGAACCATGCGCCATTCACCTGCCCCTTGGCCGCAGGAGGATCGTAGAAACGGACCTTCCTTGGATTGTGCGTCATCGACAACTGCATGAGGGTGGCCAGCAGGTCGCCTTCGGTGAGGCTGTCGTGCCCCTCAGTCAGCCTCACTTTGTCGCCCAAGGACTTGCCCACAGCTCGTCCATACTCCGTCTCGTAGCCATTCATCGCAATCGCCAGCCCTTTGATGGCCGTCTTTGCCTGGAGAGTGCGGGCTTTCTTGAACAGATAGCCGCCGCCGATAAGAAAGGTGCACGCCACCATCCCAATGATGGCAACCCAGTTCAAAGCCGTCGGGCCAAAAGGGACAATGGCCTCAGGAGCAGAGGTGGGCTGACGTGCGTGGGTCGATTCCACCAGAGGATTGCACCATGAAGTGCCGGTGTTGCACAAGGAAATTGTTGGGGCGAGAGAGCGTGCACCTCAGTCGTAGGTGCATTCGCAAGAATGCGCAACGCACGGCCTTTGAACGTCGTTGTCTCGTTTGTTGCCCGTTCGGTGAGTTCACCCTGTGAACCGCGTTCTCACGAACGCAGCCACGTTAAGCTCCACACCCGCACTCCCAAAAAAATGCCCCGCGGATATCCATCCCGCGAGGCATTCAAACCTACTTGCTAGCTTTTCGACCACTCGGTCCTCACTTCGCGCCCACTGCGGGAACAGCTGCTGCCGGTTTCATCACATGGAGCTCATGCACGCTCCAGAAGTTTCCCTTGGCAGAGCTCGTCTGAGTGATCTTCACAAACTTGGTCTTCACGGGTTTCTCAAACACCAGCTCCGTCACGGCCCCGGAGGGTTGCCCCGTGAGCAGAGGTTTGGACCACTCCGTGCCGTTGCTGGACACCACCACCGTGTAACCGCGGGGGAAGTCGTTGGCAGAACGGGTACTGTCCAGTTCCACTCCCGCCACCTCGGTCTCGGCGGGCAGTTCAATCGTCAGCCACTCGCCACCTGCCTGGAACTTGTTGGTGCTCCACCGGCTGCCAGGATCATTGTCCAGAGCCTTGGAGAGGGCGCTGTCGTTCAAGCTTGAGGTGAGCTTCCACTCCTTCGAGTTGGTCATCGGCTGAGGCAGTCCGGCCCGCAGTTCGTCAATGGTCCAGGCGACCACGCGATCCTTGTTCGCCGTGCGCAGTTTCTTCACCTCATCCTTCGTGACCAATGCGCCTTGGTTGCCAAAGGCCTTGCGCACATAGCTGGCCACATCGGCAATCCACTCGTCGCTGTTGCTGCCCAGTGGTACCATCTGCGACTCATACGTCTTGCCTTCGATCGGGCCTGCCAGACCATGCAGGAGCACCTTCACCAGGAAGTCGCTCTGCAGCACCGTCTTGGAACCAGCCAGCGGCGGGGCCATGGTCACCCCTTCACGACCGGGCATGGGCATCCCTTTGCCGTCAAAGCCGTGGCAGGCAAAGCAGATGGTACGAAAAGCCTCCTGCCCCTTCTCCAGACGCTTCTTGTCCTGCTGACTGAAATTGCCCGCCAGTTTGGGGGCTTCCACCAGGAGCTGCGCGCCGATCTCCTTCACCCCCAGAGACGGGCTCAAGAAGAGGGTGGTCTGCGAGTCCTTCTTCCAGTCCGGCCAGTTGAGCAGCTTGCCGGTCATGAGCGACTGCAGCACCACGGTGGGGGAGCTGTCCTGACGCAGGGACTTGATCTGGGCAATGAGGGCCTCGTTGCCCTGTTTCAGCAGCGTCTCCGCCACGCGGATGGCCGCCGCACGCACCTGGGCGTCCTCGTCCTTGAGCTTTTCCGTCACCAGTTCAGGAGTTAACGCGCCAAGACCTTCCAGGGTCCAGAGGGCATGGATGCGGGCCAGGTGATTCTCATGCTTCTGCGTCATGGCCACCAGGGCGGGCGCCACCGACTTGTCACTTTTCACAATCAGCATGCGCTGGGCGGTGTCGCGCCACCAGCCATTCGGGTGGGCGAGGTGCGCCACCCACTGGGCGGGCGTTTCCTCCAGCATGCGCGGCTGGGGCCCGGGCTTGAAGTCCTTGTGCGTGAGACGCCAGATGCGGCCCTTGCCGATGTTCTTCTCGAACCCGTTCTCAATGACCTTGCCGCGCAGGTAGCTGCCTTCCTTCACCCAGTTGCCTTCCTGGATGATGCCGCGATACATGTCCACGATGTAGAGGCAGCCATCCGGCCCGGTGGTCATGTTCAGCGGGCGGAAGTTCAGGTCCCGGCTGCGGAGGAACTCGGACTGGCCATGGGGATTCGCCACTGTGGTGACCCCGTCCTTCACCTCTACCGTGGCACGGCGGATGAGGCGGCCCACGGGTTCAGGAAGAAACACGTTGCCGTAAAGTTCCCTGGGCAGGCGGTCCCCGCGATAGACGGTCTGGCCCGCGCAACCGGTGAAGTGGTTCAGCGTGCCATCTTCAGGGCGTGACCGGTTGGGCCCACCCTGAAAGTCGTAGGCCCCCACGAGGGGCCAGACGGTATCGAAGTCCGCCGGCTTCTGGCTGCTCACGTTGATGGCTGCATAGAGGATGTGCGTCTGGTAGTTCCAGAGACCCTTTTCACCACCAGCGTTGGACCACCACATCTTGCCGTAGTCATCCTGCGCCACGCCCCACTGGCCGCCGTTCGCTGCCGTGTTCTCCTTGCCTGCCGCCACACCTGCGCCGTTCCAGCGCAGGCGGTAGCTGTTGTAGGTGGTGTAGATCCAGTTGTCCTGACCCCAGACCAGCCCGCTCGGCTGGTGCTCGAGGTTGCCACCACGAGGACCGCCCTCGTACCAGAGCGACTGTTCATCCGCCCTGCCATCCCCGTCCTTGTCCCTGTTGAGCGTGATGTCGTTCGTGTTTGTCACGCCCACGAGCACCCGGTCATCCAGCGGCAGCACCATGCGGGGCAGCAGCAGGTTGTCCAGATAGACGGAGTGCTTGTCATACACGCCATCGCCCTTGCTGCTCTCGTGCCAGCTGATCCGGCTCTTCGGCGTCAGTTCATCAGTGCCGTCGATGTCCTGCATGTAGGTGTTCATCTCCGCCACGTACATACGGCCATTCCCGTCGAAGACGCACAGCACCGGCTCCGTGACCTGGGGCTCGCTCAGCACGAGTTCCAGCTTGTAGCCATCGGGCAGCTCAATGGTCTTGAGCTCCTGCTCGGGCGAGAGCATCGGTGACTGCTTGATGAGCTGGGCTGGAGCAGGGGCCGGGGCCGGGGGGCCGTTGGCAGCCGTGGCGACTGCCGCTGGAAGCAGCAGGCAGGAGAGGAGGGCGGAAGTGCGTTTCATGGGAGGAAGCGGTCTCAAGGCGGAGTTAATACGGGCAATCCGGGAATAAGTTAGCGACGACGACGACGCCAGATTCCGCAAGAACAGATCGAACTGGAACACCGTGGCGCTGTTGAACGAAGACGCACCGGTGCCGGTGACCGTCATCGCAAGGTCCTCTGCCACCGTCGCCGTCACTCCGCCGTGGCTTTGCCCCACCACCAGGAAGCTTCCTGCGCCCAGGCTGATATTGGCCGTGCTGCCACCCGTGATGCTGCGCCACCGCCGAGCTTGGCCCCAGCCGCCACGGAGACGCTGCCACTGCCCGTGCCGGACCCAGCGGCGTTGTTCACCAGGAGCATGCCTTCCGTCACCGTCGTGCCGCAGCTGTAGGTACCCAGCTCCCGCTGCCCGCCTGGCCGTGGCATGGCGCACCCCAAATCAGGATGAAGCCCGCCAGGAGGTCGAGAACGAGGTTGAACTGGGAAATCAGGCAGGAGGGATAGGGGAGATGAACAGGCACCAAGTCAGGGCTTACGCATGAACTGACTGTGAAAACATAAGATTTGTTAAGTATATGGTTTTTAGGGGGCTCCCGCCTTTTTGAGGTGAGAGCATGAGTTCCCAGCTTCCTTCTCAAGACGCTTTGCAAGCTTTGCGGGCCAAGTTTTCCAGACTTCCCGCCCCCGCCAGGCCGGCAAAGTTCTCCACCGGCTTGATGAAGTGCTCCTCATCGCCTTTTGCAGCACCTTGTGTGATGGCGAAAGCTATCTGGACATGGAGGACCTCGCCCAGAGCCAGCTGGTCATTGATGCCGTGGGGACACAAGGCCCCATTGCTGAGCAGATCATTGAGGCGGGTGCCGATTATGTTCTCGCCCTCAAAGCCAACCAGCCCAGCGCACTTCAAGCGGTGAGCGCCCACTTCAAGGAGGCTGAGTCTGTGGATCTCAAGAGCCTGCGGCAGCGCAAAGTGTGACCTTGGAACTCTCCCATGGGCATTGTGAGAAGCGTGAGTACACCATCGTGGAGGATCTCAGATGGTATCACAAAAGTTGGAAATGGGCAGGGCAGGCCTGAAGAGCGTGGCCCAGGTGCGCCGTGAGGTGCAGCGCGACTACGATGGCCCACCTGTAGAGGAAGTGCATTACTTCCTGTGCAGCTTCAAAGCGGATGTGGAACGTCTGGCCAGCCTGGTGCGAGGGCACTGGAGCGTTGAAAACCGCTGCCACTGGGTGCTGGATGTGACCTTTGGAGAAGATCACCGCCAGGTACGAGATCGCACCGCCGCCCACAACCTGACCATCCTATGAGAGATGGTCATCAGCACCCTGCATCGGCACCCAGCCAAGATCAGTCTGCGTAGAAAGCGCAAACTCGCCACCATGGATCCACACTTCAGGCTCCCAATCCTCTCCCTCCTTCATGCGCGTAAACCCTGGCACCAAGCCGGGAGAGTCCAGGCTCGCAATTGAAGAATATGCAGCTACGTTCCAGGATGAAGCTACAGCAAGGTCAAGTTTGGAAACAAGGGGAGCGCTACATCCGGATCGTGCACCTGGAGCGTCTTTCCGTGGAGTACAAGGACATGACCGACCTCGAGGCCAAGACAGGCAAGCACCTCCAGGCGACCAAAAAAGAGTTCTGCCGACTCATCAAAGGCGCTGAGCTGCTGCCCTCGTGATCGGAGAGCGCGGCGAGTGTGCCCGGCCCCGTCGCCGAGGAGCGCCGCGCGAAGACGGCCCCCTGCCTGCTCGCCGCCAACTTCCTTTGGATGGTCGTGTGTGTCCAGGGAGTAGATTGCCCACGTTCCTCCCGCACACCGGTTGGCACCACCAGAACATATGCAGGCATCGCCACAGGCGCAGTCTGGATGTGCCATCCGGCCAGTCGCCGTGTGGACCCTTACCCCAAACAACGACAGCCAGACTTCGCGGTCTTTTGCTCTGCCTGCCTTGATCGCACTACCGCTTCGTTGCCTGAGCCGGTTGACACAACCAGACGACGCCTGAGGAGCATTCGGGACCTCTTTGCAGCGCAGCTCCTCAATTCACGACCACCTCACGGCTTTCTCGCCCCCAGCTTTCGCAACGTTTTGTAGGTTTTAGTGTATTTCCAGAGGCGTGACTTCAGAGTCTCGCCTATCTGCTGACGTAGCGCATCCAGTTCCCTGCGTGAGGCCTTTAGCAGGCCTGCCATCTTCTCTCGCTCCATGGAGCCAGCCTCAAGCTGCCTCCTCAAGTCTTCATTCTCCTGTTTTGCCAGATCCAGCGTCTGCTGCAGGTCCCCACACTTTGTCATCAGGGAAACCACGCCGGGATGCAAGGCATGAGGGTTGTTGGTAACAACAATGTCATTAACGGAATTGAAGCATGCCATATTGTCATGCACCAGCTTCATGGCTGCTTTAACAGGGTCCGCATCCATCCGTTCAAGCAAAACCGCCTCACTCTCGCTCTTGTTTACCCTGTAAACGAACTCAAACTGGGAGGTGATGCGGCGCATGAAGTCCAGGGGATGATTCCTGCTCTGGGATATCAAGCACCAGCTATTGAGCTCAAAGTAAACGACGGGGTTGAAACGCGCCAGGGTCGCCGTCGCCCCGTCAAAAAACTGTGGCTCGTGCCCTTCAATATCCACCTTGATGAAATCAAGACGTTCAAGCCCCAATCTGCCCACAAGATCATCCAACGCAAAACCCTCGATGTCGCTTGCCGATACTGAATCGCTTTCGCCGTCTGGCTCAATATAGCCAAAGGCTGAATTTTCGAGAAACCGGACCCGTTGTGTCTTGTCTGAAACCGCCTGATGATAGGCATCCACATTGGAAACGGCATTGTTTTTCAAATTCTCCTGAAGAAGCTGAAAAACCGTTTCCCCAGGCTCGAACGCAAACACCCTGCCTGATCTCAATCGCTCGCTTAAAATCAGCGACGTCACACCAATGTTGGCCCCCACATCAAGTGCAACGGCATCCTCAGCCAAAAACAGTCGGCAAAAGTGCTGAAACCTCGCTTCAAATCTGCCCTCAATGGCGTTGAAATACCGATCTGTGTCCGACACACCCGCCACCACGAAGGACCGACCGTTGACGCTGAAACACCTTGTACTCATGCAGAAAGGACAAACTACCCAGCAGCATAGATTGTCGTAGAAGGCATTCAAGCCTGGACACACGTCAAAAAAGTAGGCCAAGACCTGCGCCCGGCCGGACGTCTGGCCTTGGTCAAAGGGGGAGGAGATTACCTATCGCCCGGACTAGAACCTCCACTCAAAGCCGCCATCGAACGAGATTGGCTCGCCGGGATGGGAGCGGTTTGGGCCGGTCATACGGGTCTGCGAGGGGTTTTGCCAGGTGCGGGTGTTGTCCACCCACTTCCACATCATGGTAGAGGCACGGAAGCGACCGGAAGGGGAAGGGTTCTCGGATGAATGGCCGCTCAAAGCAGGCGGCAGATGGCTCGTCCTAGGCTTCGCTCCGCCCCTGAAGGACTTCGCACGAAAGTGGCCCGCGAAGACTGGATGAACATCCCATCGCCTGGTCCTATTCACGAGAAGGGAAACCCAAGGCACGCGAGATCGTCCTGGAGCAACCAGTCAGACTAAGGCACCGTACCCGTTGCATATGAAAGGCCCCGTGTACACCCGTCTCCTGAAACTGTCGGGCATTCTCGTGCTGGCAGCATTTGGCGTCGCCGCCTCCTTCATCCCCTGGGGGAGGGAAGACTCACTCCACGGCACCAGGTTCCCAGTTTTCACAGTAGCCTGGGACAGAAGCAAGGATACCGGCCTGTTCCTGGATTACCCCAATCCGCTCGCCTACATTCTGCTACAAGCTCACAATGCCCCACGTATGGGTGGTGTGTTTCTAAACAGAACTCAGGAAGTCTCGTTGAACAATATGAAACCGATGAACGATACTGCCGAGTGGCTTGCGGAAAAGCAGAAAGCAATCCAATTGGGCGTGGCCTAGAACATTTACACTTCTGATAGCGAACCAAACAGGCAATTTCCCGTTAACTTGAGATCTGTGTTAGAGTGCTTCGACCATGACAAAAAATGGCTCTTCGCTGTTATGGGTGGGTAAATGCGGGCCGGAGCTTCAAGTCCAGATCTCCTGCCATCCAGTACGCAATGGCTTGGAAGTTGGCAAAGTTGCGAAAGCCCCTTGCCCGCCGGCGGGCGGTTTGAAGGATCCCGTTGATGGCTTCAATCGCCGCCGACGTAACCCGGTTGGGGTAGTACGCAAGGATTCCCGCCCAGTGCTTTTTGATCGTGCGTGACAACTTGCGGAACGACTCCAGCCGGCTCCGGTCTGCCCACTGACACCATCGCTTGAGATGATGCTCTGCCATGAAGACCCCTGGCCACTCCCATGTCTCCTGCAGGTGCTCACGCAGCGCAAGGGCACGGCCAATTTCCTTGTACCGGGCGCACAACTCGTCTCGCAACTGCTTCTGCGAGGCTTTGAGCCCCTCCCAATTGCCCCTCAAGGCCCACAGCCCCCCTTTGACATCGGCACCCATGCGATGCAGTTGCTTGCGCACCGCATCGGTGGCCTCCTGGGCCAGCTTCATGACGTGGAAGCGGTCAAAGACCACTTGCGCTGCGGGGAAGTGCTCCGCCGCTCCCTTCTGATAAGCGGGGCTCAGATCAATGGCCACCACTTTGACCTGGCTTGGCTGCGCCCCATGCGCGGGCATGGCTTGAGCCACCAGCTCGACACACTCGCCACTGCGCCCCGGGGTCATGAACAACAAGCGTGCTGAGGCTCCTGTCTCAGGTCGAAGATCAACCGCCACTGTGGCATAGCGGTGGCCTTTGCGCGTGGCAGTCTCATCAATGGCCAGAACATGGACCTCGCTCCAGTCTTGGGAAGCATGGGCCTGTCCCACATAGTGATGCACCACCCGCCACAACCGGGTGTCGGTCTCTCCCACCAGACCGGCCACCGCGCTGACGGGCATCTCTCGGGACAGGGCCATCACCAGCGCTTCAAACATCAGCGTAAAGCCGCTGCCCGCTCGCGCCCAAGGAACCTCCACCTGCCTCACCCCGTGTTCAGGACAATCCACCCGCGGCACCCTCGCACTCAAGTAAGTGGCATGCTGCCAGAAGTTCAAATGCCGCCAGCGCTTCAACTCGTGATCATAGGACGTGCAAAGCTTGCTACAGCAGGGACAGGGCAACTTCGCACCGGACTGCACCTCAATCTCCAGGCACAGGAACATCTTGCCGCTCTGATCGCGCTCCAGACCACTGCCGATGACCTTCCAAGGTGCCGTCAGCCCCAATGCTGCCTCAAACAAGCTGTTCTGATCCATGCCTATCCTCTAGCAAAATCCCCACAAAAGACCAGAATCTACCCACTCAATTCAGCGAAGCGCCCAAAAAATTGAAAAAGGGAATCGAGCGCTTATTTTTGTTTAAAGATCCGACGTCAAAAGAATTACACCCTTGGGTGTATAACTTTCGGGCAAAGAATAATTCAAGAGACCTCCTGATTGCATCACCAGCATCTGACGCCCAAAAAAGGGTGATTTTGCTTTGCGACGGCGAAGCCGATGTGATCGCTGAAGATGCGTTTGTCAGTCGATTTGATTGAGATAAAAAAGATCTCTGTCACACGCCACAGGGCAAAAGGCCGAGACGGCGTTTGTGGGGCAAACGCTGACCAAAGTCCTCGAAGCCCTCAAGACCAGTGAGTCGGCCGTCCGTCCACCTCAGACTTCACACCGGGCCAACTCACCGCTGTTGCCTTTCCGGTCGAATCCGACGGCCGATGGCTCGTGCCGGTGAGACCGGCCTGTTTCTGGACTACCCCAATCCGCTCGGATACATCCTGAATCCCTTGTTGTTCGTGGTTGTTGGAGTTCTCACGTTTTCCGCAGCGCGATGGTGCTGGAGCCAGTTGAACAGAAACAGGTCCTGAACGGCACCCCTGCACCCCTCGCGAATCGAGATGGTCATCAATCTGGCGTGTGCAACTGAGATTTCATACTTTCGACTACATCCCCCTTGCCATGTGGTGCGTGGCTTCGCTTTCTGTAATCGCTTAGCATGCGGTTCAAAATCCTATCTTGCCATACCGTTTTCGAGTGGAATGCAATAACTATGCAGCTAGCCAGTATGTTACTTTCACCCTCCCTTTTCACATTAGCTTTGTCGCCCAGTTGTCGA contains these protein-coding regions:
- a CDS encoding FkbM family methyltransferase; amino-acid sequence: MSTRCFSVNGRSFVVAGVSDTDRYFNAIEGRFEARFQHFCRLFLAEDAVALDVGANIGVTSLILSERLRSGRVFAFEPGETVFQLLQENLKNNAVSNVDAYHQAVSDKTQRVRFLENSAFGYIEPDGESDSVSASDIEGFALDDLVGRLGLERLDFIKVDIEGHEPQFFDGATATLARFNPVVYFELNSWCLISQSRNHPLDFMRRITSQFEFVYRVNKSESEAVLLERMDADPVKAAMKLVHDNMACFNSVNDIVVTNNPHALHPGVVSLMTKCGDLQQTLDLAKQENEDLRRQLEAGSMEREKMAGLLKASRRELDALRQQIGETLKSRLWKYTKTYKTLRKLGARKP
- a CDS encoding ISL3-like element ISVsp17 family transposase, which translates into the protein MDQNSLFEAALGLTAPWKVIGSGLERDQSGKMFLCLEIEVQSGAKLPCPCCSKLCTSYDHELKRWRHLNFWQHATYLSARVPRVDCPEHGVRQVEVPWARAGSGFTLMFEALVMALSREMPVSAVAGLVGETDTRLWRVVHHYVGQAHASQDWSEVHVLAIDETATRKGHRYATVAVDLRPETGASARLLFMTPGRSGECVELVAQAMPAHGAQPSQVKVVAIDLSPAYQKGAAEHFPAAQVVFDRFHVMKLAQEATDAVRKQLHRMGADVKGGLWALRGNWEGLKASQKQLRDELCARYKEIGRALALREHLQETWEWPGVFMAEHHLKRWCQWADRSRLESFRKLSRTIKKHWAGILAYYPNRVTSAAIEAINGILQTARRRARGFRNFANFQAIAYWMAGDLDLKLRPAFTHP
- a CDS encoding DUF7133 domain-containing protein, with translation MKRTSALLSCLLLPAAVATAANGPPAPAPAPAQLIKQSPMLSPEQELKTIELPDGYKLELVLSEPQVTEPVLCVFDGNGRMYVAEMNTYMQDIDGTDELTPKSRISWHESSKGDGVYDKHSVYLDNLLLPRMVLPLDDRVLVGVTNTNDITLNRDKDGDGRADEQSLWYEGGPRGGNLEHQPSGLVWGQDNWIYTTYNSYRLRWNGAGVAAGKENTAANGGQWGVAQDDYGKMWWSNAGGEKGLWNYQTHILYAAINVSSQKPADFDTVWPLVGAYDFQGGPNRSRPEDGTLNHFTGCAGQTVYRGDRLPRELYGNVFLPEPVGRLIRRATVEVKDGVTTVANPHGQSEFLRSRDLNFRPLNMTTGPDGCLYIVDMYRGIIQEGNWVKEGSYLRGKVIENGFEKNIGKGRIWRLTHKDFKPGPQPRMLEETPAQWVAHLAHPNGWWRDTAQRMLIVKSDKSVAPALVAMTQKHENHLARIHALWTLEGLGALTPELVTEKLKDEDAQVRAAAIRVAETLLKQGNEALIAQIKSLRQDSSPTVVLQSLMTGKLLNWPDWKKDSQTTLFLSPSLGVKEIGAQLLVEAPKLAGNFSQQDKKRLEKGQEAFRTICFACHGFDGKGMPMPGREGVTMAPPLAGSKTVLQSDFLVKVLLHGLAGPIEGKTYESQMVPLGSNSDEWIADVASYVRKAFGNQGALVTKDEVKKLRTANKDRVVAWTIDELRAGLPQPMTNSKEWKLTSSLNDSALSKALDNDPGSRWSTNKFQAGGEWLTIELPAETEVAGVELDSTRSANDFPRGYTVVVSSNGTEWSKPLLTGQPSGAVTELVFEKPVKTKFVKITQTSSAKGNFWSVHELHVMKPAAAVPAVGAK